tgtgctttacataaacaaaaagatGTACATGTATAGAAATATAATTGTGGAGTTGTCAGAGGAGTTGAAAAGATCCCTTGACCTCTATGTTTCCCCTAGGAGGGAGGTGTTACAATAGAGGCTGGCAGGCGCTCCGAATCTGGAGAGGGCCACTTTACTTTCTTATCAAAGCAAGGGCCGGAGATTTACCGGGCCATGGAGGAGGCCATCGCCCGTCAAAGCGGACGACTGGACCCCAGGCCAGCCCCACCCCCAGAGCCTGTGGCTTTGCCGGTTATCCCCAAACCCCCATCGTTCAGGGGCTCGATGGCGCCCGCGGCGCTGTCACGCTGGAACATCTCCCTGCCAGAGCTCCCCGCGAGACCCCAACCGCCACCCGCCAGCTCTCACAAGGACCTCTTCTCCGTCATCGAGATGCAGCCAAAGCCGAGGGCCCAGCCCAAACTGCCCAAGATGCCGCTCAGCATGCTCCCGAGCCTGCCGTCCAGTGACAGCAGGGACGAGAGCGAGGAGGAGAAGTACAGCTCCATCGGGAATGACTCTGGCCACCACCCCAACGACGATTCTCTGGTTTACTCTAAGCTGAGCGGTCTTGAGGACAGTTACGAGGAGGCGCCAAGCAGCCAGGAGCAGGATTGTGTCTACAGCAGAGTGGCGGAccatccacctcctcctcctcttcctcctcctccagcgcAGAGAAGAACTCTGGTCAGGACACTAGAGGagagggtggtggaggaggaggaggagggagaggaggagggggagagggcgAGGAGTGTGGAAGAAGGAGGCGCTCACGTTATCACCACCACCTCCGAGATCCCTGTCAACTTCAAACAAACACTCGCAAACATCCTGTTCAAAGACCTGGCCAAGTTCCAGATCCAACCTACTCTCCCCACAGAAAGAACAGATTCAGATGGCACCTTTTATCCGAAGAACTTTGACATGTGACTAGGGGAAATAAAAACTATAGAACAATGCTCT
The Alosa alosa isolate M-15738 ecotype Scorff River chromosome 21, AALO_Geno_1.1, whole genome shotgun sequence genome window above contains:
- the dok3 gene encoding docking protein 3, giving the protein MDVVEKEGLVMIQGMKFGKKFWKRTWMILFQPSSSGIGRIELYDVRDGPLSFSSSARPPGLKKMEKRAIRLSDCLSIVLAPEESCPTDFGAFDLNTAQRTYTIATPMVKDWLQTLCELAFPKNDGTSDARKTLKEDTSMAENELYSSWKSGQYQVKVQQTGAATRCCLAGSYALCPDTDSLSLLDLETSKTIYCWPYRLLRRFGTLKEGGVTIEAGRRSESGEGHFTFLSKQGPEIYRAMEEAIARQSGRLDPRPAPPPEPVALPVIPKPPSFRGSMAPAALSRWNISLPELPARPQPPPASSHKDLFSVIEMQPKPRAQPKLPKMPLSMLPSLPSSDSRDESEEEKYSSIGNDSGHHPNDDSLVYSKLSGLEDSYEEAPSSQEQDCVYSRVADHPPPPPLPPPPAQRRTLVRTLEERVVEEEEEGEEEGERARSVEEGGAHVITTTSEIPVNFKQTLANILFKDLAKFQIQPTLPTERTDSDGTFYPKNFDM